In a single window of the Caloenas nicobarica isolate bCalNic1 chromosome 8, bCalNic1.hap1, whole genome shotgun sequence genome:
- the CEP19 gene encoding centrosomal protein of 19 kDa: MSYIAQKCGVCFRPPSIILIYKADNGDKTRRRVMPVRNFSAFSDCGLAAEQLKNNPRHKAYLEGVSLCQLKKLYGLLRGHLGGESLAQSLEKLRQEETVDPEEDLNKLDDKELAKRKSIMDELFEKNRKKKDDPDFVYDIEVEFPQDELLESCGWDVESGEEI, translated from the exons ATGAGTTACATCGCGCAGAAATGCGGCGTCTGCTTTCGGCCGCCGTCCATTATCCTGATCTACAAGGCAGACAACGGGGACAAGACTCGCCGGCGCGTGATGCCTGTCAGAAATTTCTCTGCGTTCTCAG ACTGCGGCTtggctgctgagcagctgaaGAACAACCCTCGGCACAAGGCTTACCTCGAAGGAGTCTCACTGTGCCAGCTGAAGAAGCTCTACGGTTTGCTGAGAGGTCATCTTGGGGGAGAGAGCCTGGCCCAGAGCTTGGAGAAGCTTCGGCAGGAAGAGACCGTTGACCCAGAAGAGGACCTGAACAAACTAGACGACAAGGAACTGGCCAAAAGGAAGAGCATCATGGATGAGCTCTTCgaaaagaacaggaagaagaaggacGACCCAGATTTCGTCTACGACATTGAAGTGGAGTTTCCACAGGATGAGCTGCTGGAGTCCTGCGGCTGGGACGTGGAGTCGGGAGAAGAAATCTGA
- the NRROS gene encoding transforming growth factor beta activator LRRC33, giving the protein MEAPLPALPLLLVLLAAGWRSGAVTARATSPGGCQLVQSTTDCTGRWLSSVPGNLGGDTEELLLDDNTIRVLGNASLLSYHQLQCLSLTKNRLELIEPGAFLRSQGLRVLSLADNLLSTNYSLTAAALSALPALRTLDLAGNRLTEDMVSVLVWNLSSLESLSVARNIIMRLDSSVFTNLTQLLELNLEKNYIFEIDQAFDGLQRLQRLNVAYNCLPCIVEFGLTQLRVLNVSNNIIEWFLALESDDLFELEVLDLSHNRLLFFPVLPRQSKLRSLLLKDNEMSFYQRLPNGTSLANVTVQFQVIDGNSTSITTVNLWDEICHSNLSSLRLLDMSQNQVWYLPEGFLAQMPSLTHLKLNQNCLEMFHLSEGDPLAMLMELDLSQNRLEELGADVGAGDVLPNLQLFNLSTNRLRALPPGLFTYTRKIVTVDLSRNRVDLCPQPTIAGEAESPPCVDIRGVETLAHLSLAGCGLRGLDGRPFQGTSLRHLDLSDNHQVLSGGPGWLQDLAVTLQVLSLRNTSLSSATVDFSAFNSLVRLDLAGNSLSVFPASLGVLRLRSLDLRDNGLPALPPAVARTPLGKSLRELYLSRNPYNCCTLGWWDALQRAEGLRVPDGREVTCSFASRTLSPRALPEPVLRSCRWQTADLALLYLVLALPTCLTVLVAFAVIFLTFKQKLLQMVKSRCGVSSPY; this is encoded by the exons ATGGaggccccgctccccgctctCCCCCTGCTTCTGGTCCTCCTGGCAGCGGGATGGAGAAGCGGGGCGGTCACAGCCCGGGCAACATCTCCCGGCGGCTGCCAGCTC GTGCAGAGCACCACGGACTGCACTGGGAGATGGCTGAGCTCTGTCCCAGGAAACCTTGGAGGTGACACCGAGGAGCTGTTACTTGATGACAACACTATCCGTGTCCTGGGCAAtgcctctctgctctcctaCCACCAGCTGCAGTGTCTCAGCTTGACCAAGAACCGGCTGGAGCTCATCGAGCCTGGCGCCTTCCTCCGCAGCCAAGGCCTCCGTGTGCTCTCCTTGGCAGACAACCTCCTCTCCACCAACTACTCACtgacagcagctgctctttctgctctgccagccttGAGGACACTGGATCTAGCTGGAAACCGCCTCACTGAGGACATGGTATCAGTTTTGGTCTGGAACTTGTCTTCTTTGGAGTCCTTGTCCGTGGCCAGGAACATCATCATGAGGCTGGACTCGTCCGTCTTCACGAACCTGACGCAGCTGTTGGAGCTGAACCTGGAGAAGAACTACATCTTTGAGATTGACCAGGCTTTTGACGggctgcagaggctgcagaggCTCAACGTAGCTTACAACTGCCTCCCGTGCATCGTGGAGTTTGGCCTGACGCAGCTCAGGGTGCTCAACGTCAGCAACAACATCATCGAGTGGTTTCTGGCCCTGGAAAGCGATGACCTCTTtgagctggaggtgctggacCTGTCCCACAACcgcctcctcttcttccccgTGCTGCCCCGGCAGAGCAAGCTGCGCTCCTTGCTGCTGAAGGACAACGAGATGAGCTTCTACCAGCGCCTCCCCAACGGCACATCCCTGGCAAACGTCACGGTGCAGTTCCAGGTCATTGACGGCAACTCCACCAGCATCACCACGGTCAATTTGTGGGATGAGATCTGCCACAGCAACCTCTCCTCCCTGCGCCTCCTGGACATGAGCCAGAACCAGGTGTGGTACCTGCCGGAGGGCTTCCTGGCCCAGATGCCCTCCCTGACCCACCTGAAGCTCAACCAGAACTGCCTGGAGATGTTTCACCTATCGGAGGGTGACCCCTTGGCCATGCTGATGGAGCTGGACCTCAGCCAGAAccggctggaggagctgggggcGGACGTGGGTGCTGGGGACGTTCTGCCCAACCTGCAGCTCTTCAACCTCAGCACCAACAGGCTGCGGGCGCTTCCTCCTGGGCTTTTCACCTACACCAGGAAGATCGTTACCGTGGACCTCAGCCGCAACCGGGTTgacctctgtccccagcccaccATTGCAGGAGAGGCCGAGAGTCCCCCCTGCGTGGACATCAGGGGCGTGGAGACCTTGGCCCATCTCTCCTTGGCTGGTTGTGGTCTGCGGGGACTGGACGGCCGCCCCTTCCAGGGGACGTCGTTGAGGCATTTGGACCTTTCCGATAACCACCAGGTGCTGTCCGGGGGCCCGGGCTGGCTGCAGGACCTCGCTGTGACGCTGCAGGTGTTGTCTCTGAGGAACACCAGCCTCTCCTCCGCCACCGTGGACTTCTCCGCCTTTAACAGCCTGGTGCGCTTGGACCTGGCGGGGAACTCCTTGAGCGTCTTCCCGGCCTCGCTGGGCGTCCTGCGGCTGCGCAGCCTGGACCTGCGGGACAACGGCCTCCCGGCTCTGCCGCCGGCCGTGGCGCGGACGCCGCTGGGGAAGAGCCTGCGGGAGCTCTACCTCAGCAGGAACCCCTACAACTGCTGCACGCTGGGCTGGTGGGACGCGCTGCAGCgggcggaggggctgcgggtCCCCGACGGGCGGGAGGTGACGTGCAGCTTCGCCTCCCGCACGCTGAGCCCGCGGGCGCTGCCCGAGCCCGTCCTGCGCAGCTGCCGCTGGCAGACGGCCGACCTGGCGCTCCTCTACCTGGTGCTGGCGCTACCCACCTGCCTCACCGTCCTGGTGGCCTTCGCCGTCATCTTCCTCACGTTCAAGCAGAAGCTGCTACAAATGGTGAAAAGCCGGTGCGGGGTGTCCAGCCCTTACTga
- the PIGX gene encoding phosphatidylinositol-glycan biosynthesis class X protein, with protein sequence MAGGRRGEALVGAGLAALLCALHVQAACPDATVTQELLKEGFHRELLVTVELGAVGQDAGGCTVAARIRLPPGIYVDPYELASLQQHNVTKAVLIPDAVDVEAPEYLAADLLVLLYMEPDPRCSRCFRAALPVHGRYHRPADGSEEALVVLKSPQVLLCCCDNRFAECGKPDEVEAPCSGKNVGPCRWHSLTHKPAREESILQVPVGLRQHSSLVCVVTLLSTVLCATLILAAVCKYGHF encoded by the exons atggcgggcgggcggcggggagagGCGCTGGTCGGTGCCGGGCTGGCCGCACTGCTCTGCGCCCTCC ATGTTCAGGCTGCTTGTCCGGATGCCACTGTCACGCAGGAGCTGCTGAAAGAGGGATTTCACAG GGAGCTGCTGGTGACGGTAGAACTTGGTGCAGTGGGGCAGGACGCAGGAGGATGCACAGTGGCGGCGAGAATTCGGCTTCCACCAGGAATCTACGTGGATCCCTACGAGCTGGCGTCGCTGCAGCAGCACAATGTAACAAAG GCGGTGTTAATTCCTGATGCCGTCGATGTGGAGGCTCCTGAGTACTTGGCCGCAGATCTTCTTGTTCTGCTGTACATGGAACCTGACCCGCGGTGTTCTCGCTGTTTCCGAGCTGCCTTGCCCGTGCACGGGCGGTACCACCGGCCGGCAGACGGGAGCGAGGAAGCGTTGGTTGTTCTGAAGAGCCCCCaagtcctgctctgctgctgcgaCA ATCGCTTTGCAGAGTGTGGGAAGCCGGATGAAGTGGAAGCTCCCTGTTCGGGCAAAAacgtcgggccctgtcggtggCACAGCCTAACGCACAAACCC gcaCGTGAGGAATCGATTCTGCAGGTTCCCGTGGGGCTCAGACAACACAGTTCCTTGGTGTGTGTGGTGACGCTTCTCAGCACGGTGCTCTGTGCCACGCTGATTCTCGCAGCTGTCTGCAAGTACGGACACTTCTAG